The following coding sequences lie in one Fibrobacter sp. UWT2 genomic window:
- a CDS encoding lauroyl acyltransferase — MFPVYKALHTERAYGRTVRHLANAKAYIKTSISARDMFKGIFWNALDSYRGLARFKSVESRIVYENEEIIREAVKQSPVAAISIHQGAFELLHRSLCRYSEHVHLITDSVGNEAFREVLKELRSDPHLTEYHPEETGKLIRDLFKTKGILAMVFDQGKNTKGNSVELFGLKSTLYLRLPQKVNQMGASIVTFRTWTNTKRQIVIRFESVYPPKSDPEKLVADIAKETETWISEHPGQWSWNYHGNFKV, encoded by the coding sequence GTGTTCCCTGTCTATAAGGCGCTCCATACCGAGCGAGCCTACGGGCGCACGGTAAGGCACCTTGCAAACGCGAAAGCTTATATAAAGACAAGCATAAGCGCTCGCGACATGTTCAAGGGAATCTTCTGGAACGCGCTCGATTCTTACCGCGGACTCGCCCGCTTTAAAAGCGTCGAAAGCCGAATCGTCTACGAAAACGAAGAAATCATCCGTGAGGCGGTAAAGCAAAGCCCTGTCGCAGCCATCAGCATTCATCAAGGTGCGTTCGAGCTCTTGCACCGTAGCCTTTGCCGCTACAGCGAACATGTGCACCTGATTACCGATTCCGTTGGTAACGAAGCCTTCCGCGAAGTGCTCAAGGAACTCCGCAGCGATCCGCATCTGACCGAATACCACCCCGAAGAAACAGGCAAACTGATCCGCGACTTGTTCAAGACCAAGGGAATTCTTGCGATGGTTTTTGACCAAGGCAAAAACACCAAAGGCAATTCAGTTGAGCTCTTCGGTCTAAAGAGCACGCTATACTTGCGTCTCCCGCAGAAAGTGAATCAGATGGGAGCCTCCATCGTCACGTTCCGCACATGGACCAACACAAAGCGGCAAATCGTCATCCGTTTTGAAAGCGTCTATCCGCCCAAGTCCGATCCCGAAAAACTCGTCGCGGACATTGCAAAAGAAACTGAAACGTGGATTTCCGAGCACCCCGGACAGTGGAGTTGGAATTACCACGGGAACTTTAAGGTTTAG
- a CDS encoding UTP--glucose-1-phosphate uridylyltransferase, with amino-acid sequence MDIIETLNAAGQQELIAKLESLSGDARKALERDIESQDWEELKALYTEKSNASLDDNISGDLKPMPFKTAIDDLRYDFWKETGEILLGKGQVAAFLVAGGQGSRLGFDGPKGMFDIGLPSHKSLFQLQAERLQNLAAQVGHPIPWCIMTSPLNHEATVNFFTEHNFFGYARENIRFFAQGTICALTPEGKAVVDNDRLALVPDGNGGCFRALAQSGTLAWLIEKGVRYVFLYSVDNALCRICDPAFIGALASEGRSMSASKVVHKAGPNEKVGIFALQNGKPGVVEYSDLPEQYRDMTNPDGSLVFDGGNLAIHLFKIEGLRKLQTSKLPWHTARKTVCGIEKCWKFEQFLFDAFPQLGTMMPFGVVREEEFSPVKNAEGNDSPKTARTMIGRLHREWLRKAHVEVNPNKLYEVSPTLSYAGEGLSRRVFERELGRNILEFDEE; translated from the coding sequence ATGGACATTATCGAAACTTTGAATGCGGCAGGTCAGCAGGAGCTGATTGCCAAGCTTGAATCTTTGAGCGGCGATGCCCGCAAGGCCTTGGAACGCGACATCGAAAGCCAGGACTGGGAAGAACTCAAGGCTCTTTACACCGAAAAGTCCAACGCCTCGCTGGACGACAACATTTCGGGCGACTTGAAGCCGATGCCGTTCAAGACCGCAATCGACGACCTGCGCTACGACTTCTGGAAAGAGACCGGCGAAATCTTGTTGGGAAAGGGCCAGGTCGCCGCATTTCTGGTCGCTGGCGGTCAAGGTTCCCGCCTCGGTTTCGATGGTCCGAAGGGCATGTTCGATATCGGACTCCCGAGCCACAAGAGCTTGTTCCAGCTGCAGGCTGAACGCTTGCAGAACCTGGCCGCACAGGTCGGTCACCCGATTCCCTGGTGCATCATGACCAGCCCGCTGAATCATGAAGCAACGGTCAACTTCTTTACCGAACACAACTTTTTCGGATACGCCCGCGAAAACATCCGTTTCTTTGCACAAGGCACGATTTGCGCCCTGACTCCCGAAGGAAAAGCAGTCGTTGATAACGACCGACTGGCTCTCGTTCCCGATGGAAACGGCGGTTGCTTTAGAGCGCTCGCCCAGAGCGGCACTCTCGCCTGGTTGATTGAAAAGGGCGTGCGCTACGTATTCCTTTACAGCGTCGACAACGCCCTTTGCCGCATTTGCGACCCCGCCTTTATTGGCGCTCTCGCCAGCGAAGGCCGCAGCATGTCTGCCTCCAAAGTGGTTCACAAGGCCGGTCCAAACGAAAAGGTGGGCATTTTCGCCTTGCAGAACGGCAAGCCCGGCGTGGTCGAATACAGCGACCTTCCGGAACAGTACCGCGACATGACTAACCCTGACGGAAGCCTCGTGTTTGACGGCGGCAACCTCGCCATTCACTTGTTCAAGATTGAAGGCCTGCGCAAGTTGCAGACCAGCAAGTTGCCGTGGCACACCGCACGCAAGACAGTCTGCGGCATTGAAAAGTGCTGGAAGTTCGAGCAGTTCCTGTTTGACGCCTTCCCGCAGCTGGGCACGATGATGCCGTTTGGCGTGGTCCGCGAAGAAGAATTCTCTCCGGTGAAAAATGCCGAAGGAAACGATTCTCCGAAGACCGCTCGTACCATGATTGGTCGCCTTCACCGCGAATGGCTCCGTAAGGCACATGTCGAAGTGAACCCGAACAAGCTCTACGAAGTTTCGCCCACGCTAAGCTACGCTGGCGAAGGTCTTAGCCGCCGCGTGTTCGAACGTGAACTCGGAAGAAATATTCTGGAATTTGACGAAGAGTAG
- the mraY gene encoding phospho-N-acetylmuramoyl-pentapeptide-transferase, protein MLCQWLYHLTNIDLFDGRLFRAGTAAMLSIILVMCLMPIYIRKLQSLDATSDFDKDGKSKSPPIMGGLLLVIVVEIVSLLVCKMNGYTISTLIVLAAFSAVGAIDDIAKVKAKRLIKLGKLKAADYMDKADGISSSLRLFLYFLFSLVVAIFCYKFIPELKGDLTIPFCPISVFQIHLPNWIFVGFMTFVIAASANGTNFTDGLDSLVSVPILSSMIFVGLVAYVSGNFIFSQYLSVPYLPGCDELFPLAMSIAGALLAYLWFNSPPAEIYMGDAGSVGFGAAIGIMFILVQAGLFLPIVCIIIIAEACSVLLQISWFKFTKKTTGEGKRIFLCAPLHHHYQKKWEGRFPSKPLMNSKIVWRMHLISIFALIVSMVIFFGIR, encoded by the coding sequence ATGCTTTGTCAGTGGCTTTATCATTTAACCAACATTGATCTTTTCGACGGCCGTCTGTTCCGTGCAGGAACCGCCGCCATGCTTTCCATCATCTTAGTCATGTGCCTTATGCCGATCTATATCCGCAAACTCCAGAGCCTTGACGCCACCAGCGACTTCGATAAAGACGGAAAATCCAAGTCGCCCCCGATTATGGGCGGCCTTCTCCTTGTCATTGTGGTTGAAATCGTGTCGCTCTTGGTATGCAAGATGAACGGCTACACCATTTCAACCCTGATTGTGCTTGCGGCTTTTTCTGCGGTGGGCGCCATCGATGACATCGCCAAGGTCAAGGCCAAGCGCCTGATCAAGCTCGGCAAACTCAAAGCCGCCGACTACATGGACAAGGCCGACGGCATTTCCAGCAGCCTTCGCCTGTTCCTCTATTTCTTGTTTAGCCTAGTCGTTGCGATTTTCTGCTATAAGTTCATTCCCGAACTCAAGGGCGACCTGACCATACCCTTCTGCCCCATTAGCGTTTTCCAGATTCACCTGCCCAATTGGATCTTCGTGGGCTTCATGACTTTTGTGATTGCCGCATCTGCCAACGGCACCAACTTTACTGACGGTCTCGACAGCCTCGTTTCTGTGCCGATTCTTTCAAGCATGATCTTCGTAGGTCTTGTAGCCTACGTGAGCGGCAACTTTATCTTTAGCCAGTACCTGAGCGTACCTTACCTGCCGGGCTGCGACGAATTGTTCCCGCTCGCCATGTCGATTGCAGGTGCACTACTCGCCTACTTGTGGTTCAACAGCCCTCCGGCCGAAATCTACATGGGCGACGCCGGTTCCGTGGGCTTTGGCGCAGCAATTGGCATTATGTTCATTTTGGTGCAGGCAGGACTCTTCCTCCCCATCGTGTGCATCATCATCATCGCCGAAGCTTGCTCCGTGTTGCTCCAGATTAGCTGGTTCAAGTTCACCAAGAAAACCACCGGCGAAGGCAAGCGTATTTTCCTTTGCGCTCCGCTCCACCACCACTACCAAAAGAAGTGGGAAGGCCGTTTCCCGAGCAAGCCCCTGATGAATTCGAAGATTGTGTGGCGCATGCACCTCATCAGCATCTTCGCCCTCATCGTGAGCATGGTGATCTTCTTCGGCATTAGGTAA
- a CDS encoding LysE family translocator, with the protein MLEFFIAALVVGIAPGPDNLFVLAQSAAHGARAGFCVILGLCTGIMVQTGLLVAGVSALVAASPTAFFVMQCLGAAYLLYLAYRSFQVRAGNVAIDDENHKPSDVGHPSARKLYLRGIIMNLSNPKVVLFMLSFIPPAVRLDRPIHPSLQTAIFGAEFIVATMIVFGSVALLAGAVKKFLLNSPKANRNLNWFSGCVFVLLAVALFLV; encoded by the coding sequence ATGCTTGAATTTTTCATCGCAGCGCTTGTCGTGGGGATTGCCCCCGGGCCAGATAATTTATTTGTGCTTGCCCAAAGTGCAGCCCACGGCGCCCGCGCCGGTTTTTGCGTGATTTTGGGGCTTTGCACGGGAATCATGGTGCAGACGGGGCTGCTGGTCGCGGGGGTTTCGGCGCTGGTTGCCGCAAGCCCGACGGCGTTCTTTGTGATGCAATGTCTTGGTGCGGCATACCTGCTGTATTTGGCGTACCGGAGTTTTCAAGTTCGCGCCGGAAACGTGGCTATAGATGATGAAAATCATAAGCCCAGCGATGTCGGCCATCCTTCTGCCCGCAAGCTTTACCTTCGCGGCATCATCATGAACCTTTCGAATCCGAAGGTGGTTCTGTTCATGCTTTCGTTTATACCGCCGGCCGTGCGCCTGGACCGCCCGATTCACCCGAGCTTGCAGACCGCTATCTTTGGCGCAGAATTCATTGTGGCGACCATGATCGTGTTCGGTTCGGTCGCCCTGTTGGCTGGCGCCGTCAAGAAGTTCCTGCTGAATAGCCCGAAAGCGAACCGCAACCTCAACTGGTTCAGCGGCTGCGTGTTCGTGCTCTTGGCTGTGGCGCTGTTCTTGGTTTAA
- a CDS encoding bifunctional oligoribonuclease/PAP phosphatase NrnA, with protein MRIDEFLSEAKTVAIFGHVRPDGDCVGSTTGIYNYIKDNYPGIHVDLYLENFPDSYKILRGASDARSAWTAESNNGIPYDLVFLMDTPSFERVGANGAECIKAAKKTINIDHHISNPLNLCTLNLVEPEASSASEVLYVNLDKSKVSKEAANSMYLGIVHDTGAFKFSCTGKRTMQVVGDLIEKGIDFAKIVNETYYTRTYKQTLVTGFVMEHCKLGLDGKVVYAHITPEDMARFDVTPVELSNVIDTIREVGGTEVALFLYPVNGKYKISLRSNYIVDVNVIAREFGGGGHTRAAGGDTNDAPEVAIEKILKLIEKQL; from the coding sequence ATGAGAATTGATGAATTTTTAAGCGAAGCGAAGACGGTGGCCATTTTCGGGCACGTGCGCCCGGACGGCGACTGCGTAGGTTCTACCACAGGCATTTACAACTACATCAAGGACAACTATCCGGGCATTCATGTGGACTTGTACCTTGAGAACTTCCCTGACAGCTACAAGATTCTGCGCGGGGCATCCGACGCCCGCTCCGCCTGGACTGCAGAAAGCAACAACGGCATCCCCTACGACTTGGTTTTCCTGATGGATACGCCGAGTTTTGAACGCGTGGGCGCAAACGGCGCCGAATGTATCAAGGCAGCCAAGAAGACCATCAATATCGACCACCACATTTCTAACCCGCTGAACCTTTGCACCTTGAACCTGGTGGAACCGGAAGCAAGTTCCGCAAGCGAAGTTCTGTACGTGAATCTCGACAAGAGCAAGGTTTCGAAAGAAGCGGCCAACAGCATGTACCTGGGCATTGTACACGATACAGGCGCCTTCAAGTTCAGCTGCACCGGCAAGCGCACCATGCAAGTCGTGGGCGACTTGATCGAAAAGGGAATCGATTTCGCGAAAATCGTGAACGAAACCTACTACACCCGCACCTACAAGCAGACGCTCGTGACCGGATTCGTGATGGAGCACTGCAAGCTCGGACTCGACGGTAAAGTGGTCTACGCCCACATTACCCCCGAGGACATGGCCCGCTTTGACGTGACGCCGGTCGAGCTGTCGAACGTCATCGACACCATTCGCGAGGTCGGCGGCACCGAAGTGGCCTTATTCCTGTACCCCGTCAACGGCAAATACAAGATTAGCCTGCGCAGCAACTACATTGTAGACGTGAACGTGATCGCCCGCGAATTCGGCGGTGGCGGCCACACCCGAGCCGCCGGCGGCGATACAAACGACGCCCCCGAAGTAGCGATTGAAAAAATCCTGAAGCTTATTGAAAAACAGCTTTAA
- a CDS encoding Cof-type HAD-IIB family hydrolase gives MKLLFTDLDGTLLTDDKQILDVDMKAIEGMLERGHKLVLCTGRPLTSAKQLAQKYGFDKSGFFLVSFNGGLIYDYATEQSILTRYIPVESVKFIMDAAHRAGMHAHTYSGDLVVSEYETEQLKTYCRLMKMDYVVVKDIRDYYGEFINVVVKPPIKVNIITPFDHDSLLDFRAEMRKTTAGKLFDVFSKPEMLEFSHMQSNKGDAVRFMADFYKVPLADTIAVGDEENDCPMIEAAGVGVAMLNASPVAKKAADYVTTVDNNHGGIAEVIEKFVI, from the coding sequence ATGAAACTCCTTTTCACCGACCTTGACGGTACGCTCCTGACCGACGACAAGCAGATTCTCGATGTAGACATGAAAGCCATCGAGGGTATGCTTGAACGCGGGCACAAGCTGGTGCTCTGCACCGGGCGTCCGCTCACGAGCGCAAAGCAACTGGCGCAAAAGTACGGCTTCGACAAGTCGGGCTTTTTCCTGGTGAGTTTCAACGGCGGCCTCATTTACGACTACGCCACCGAACAGTCCATTCTGACGCGTTATATTCCGGTAGAATCGGTCAAGTTCATTATGGATGCCGCCCATCGTGCCGGCATGCATGCGCATACTTACTCGGGCGACCTGGTAGTTTCGGAATATGAGACGGAACAACTCAAGACGTATTGCCGCTTGATGAAGATGGACTATGTGGTCGTTAAGGATATCCGCGACTACTACGGCGAATTCATCAACGTGGTCGTCAAGCCGCCTATCAAGGTGAATATCATTACGCCGTTCGATCACGATAGCCTGCTCGATTTCCGCGCCGAAATGCGCAAGACTACTGCGGGCAAGCTCTTTGATGTATTCAGCAAGCCCGAAATGCTCGAATTTTCGCACATGCAGAGTAACAAGGGTGATGCGGTGCGGTTTATGGCCGATTTTTACAAGGTCCCGCTTGCAGACACCATTGCCGTGGGCGACGAAGAAAACGATTGCCCCATGATCGAGGCTGCCGGGGTAGGAGTGGCAATGCTGAATGCCTCTCCGGTTGCCAAAAAAGCGGCCGATTACGTGACTACGGTCGACAATAACCACGGCGGAATTGCCGAAGTTATTGAAAAATTCGTGATTTAG